From Calothrix sp. PCC 6303, a single genomic window includes:
- a CDS encoding TOBE domain-containing protein, producing MKLSARNTLKATVKKIIPGTVNSEVILELSPGVEVTAIITKDSVESLGIAEGKTAYAVIKSTDVMLGVD from the coding sequence ATGAAACTTAGTGCGAGAAATACACTTAAAGCTACTGTAAAAAAAATTATTCCTGGTACTGTTAATTCGGAAGTAATTCTTGAGTTGTCTCCAGGAGTTGAAGTTACCGCAATTATTACGAAAGACTCTGTTGAATCCTTAGGAATTGCCGAAGGTAAGACAGCTTATGCTGTAATTAAATCAACTGATGTGATGCTTGGTGTTGATTAA
- a CDS encoding AI-2E family transporter gives MKLGQWIGLLAIVLSSYILWQIREALLLAFAAVVLATTLNRLSRRFQRLGLKRGISVIISVLIFIALVVGFFWLIVPPFVDQFQELTRKVPQGLQRVNFWLLEQKTHIPPQLITYIPDINRLVQEAQRFISPVLGSSFAFLSGSLEALLKILLVLVLTGMFLADPKAYRKVFVRLFPSFYRRRIDGILDKCEESLEGWVTGAFIAMSAVGIMSVVGLSILGVPAALALGILAGFLNLIPNLGPTMSVIPAMAIALLDAPWKSLAVFIVYLVIQQIESNFLTPYVMARQVSLLPAVTLISQLFFVTFFGFLGLFLALPLTVVAKIWVQEILIKDILDQWNSDAERETEFVMISEVQNVINVQQPPPNDVPTKKEEE, from the coding sequence GTGAAACTTGGTCAATGGATTGGCTTATTAGCTATTGTTCTTTCGTCATATATTTTATGGCAGATACGGGAAGCTTTACTATTAGCTTTCGCTGCGGTTGTTCTAGCCACTACCCTTAATCGCCTATCTAGACGTTTCCAGCGACTGGGATTGAAGCGTGGGATTTCTGTAATTATTTCTGTTTTGATATTTATAGCCTTGGTTGTGGGATTCTTTTGGTTGATTGTGCCTCCATTTGTTGATCAATTTCAAGAGTTAACACGAAAAGTTCCCCAAGGTTTGCAGCGTGTGAATTTTTGGTTACTAGAACAAAAAACCCATATTCCTCCTCAACTAATTACATATATTCCTGATATTAATCGCTTGGTTCAAGAAGCACAGAGGTTTATTAGTCCGGTTTTAGGGAGTTCTTTTGCTTTTTTGTCGGGTTCTTTAGAAGCTTTACTCAAAATATTACTGGTGTTAGTTTTAACAGGGATGTTCTTAGCAGATCCCAAAGCTTACCGCAAAGTATTTGTCCGCTTATTCCCTTCATTTTACCGCCGACGTATTGATGGCATTCTCGATAAATGCGAAGAGTCTTTAGAAGGATGGGTGACTGGTGCATTTATTGCTATGAGTGCTGTGGGAATTATGAGTGTGGTGGGATTGTCCATTCTCGGTGTACCTGCGGCTTTAGCATTGGGAATTTTGGCAGGATTTTTGAATTTAATTCCTAATTTAGGTCCGACAATGAGCGTGATTCCGGCAATGGCGATCGCATTATTAGATGCACCCTGGAAATCTCTAGCTGTGTTCATTGTTTATTTAGTTATTCAGCAAATTGAAAGTAATTTTCTTACACCGTATGTAATGGCTCGTCAAGTATCCCTTTTACCTGCGGTAACTTTAATTTCTCAACTGTTTTTCGTGACTTTCTTTGGTTTCTTGGGGCTGTTTTTAGCCTTGCCTTTAACTGTAGTTGCCAAAATTTGGGTACAGGAAATTCTGATCAAAGATATCTTGGATCAATGGAATAGTGATGCAGAAAGAGAAACTGAATTTGTGATGATTTCTGAAGTACAAAACGTAATCAATGTTCAACAACCACCGCCAAACGATGTACCAACTAAAAAGGAAGAAGAATAG
- the msrB gene encoding peptide-methionine (R)-S-oxide reductase MsrB, which produces MATSQNEFKIQKTDQEWKESLTPEQFQVLRKHGTERPHTSPLNKEYGEGTYVCAACGTPVFTSTTKFDSGTGWPSFYQPIEEGIDTTVDRSFFMTRVEVHCKNCGGHLGHVFNDGPAPTGKRYCINGVSLKFDQQ; this is translated from the coding sequence ATGGCAACTTCACAAAACGAATTTAAGATCCAGAAGACAGATCAAGAATGGAAGGAAAGCTTGACACCAGAACAGTTTCAGGTACTTCGTAAACATGGTACGGAGCGTCCTCACACCAGCCCCCTAAATAAAGAGTATGGTGAAGGTACCTATGTTTGCGCTGCTTGTGGAACTCCCGTTTTTACATCAACCACTAAATTTGATAGTGGCACAGGTTGGCCGAGTTTTTATCAACCCATTGAAGAGGGAATAGACACAACTGTTGATCGCTCATTCTTCATGACTAGGGTAGAAGTTCACTGCAAAAATTGTGGTGGACACTTAGGTCATGTGTTTAATGATGGTCCAGCACCAACAGGTAAGCGTTACTGTATCAATGGTGTGTCTCTGAAGTTTGATCAACAGTAG
- a CDS encoding FKBP-type peptidyl-prolyl cis-trans isomerase, whose product MTQAKIGDTVTVHYTGKLSDGTVFDSSNGGDPLEFTLGEGELIAGFENAVVGMNTGETKTAEIPVEQAYGLYNPDMVIEVDREQMPAELEPEVGQQLQLEQPTGEMIPVVITKVEESLVTLDANHPLAGEDLVFDIELVAIA is encoded by the coding sequence ATGACACAAGCAAAAATTGGTGACACTGTTACTGTTCATTACACAGGGAAACTGTCTGATGGAACAGTTTTTGATTCTTCTAACGGTGGCGACCCTTTAGAATTTACACTTGGCGAAGGAGAGCTAATAGCTGGATTTGAAAACGCAGTTGTAGGAATGAATACTGGTGAGACAAAAACAGCAGAGATTCCTGTGGAGCAGGCTTATGGCTTGTATAATCCGGATATGGTAATTGAAGTCGATCGGGAACAAATGCCAGCGGAATTAGAACCAGAAGTTGGTCAGCAGTTGCAACTCGAGCAACCTACAGGGGAAATGATTCCAGTTGTGATTACCAAGGTTGAGGAGTCTCTGGTGACTTTGGATGCAAATCACCCTTTAGCTGGGGAGGATCTAGTTTTTGATATTGAGCTAGTAGCGATCGCATAA